One Micavibrio aeruginosavorus ARL-13 genomic window carries:
- a CDS encoding deoxynucleoside kinase, with translation MRVEIIGGMGVGKTTLCNAFTRLGIHCVNENLANNPYLNLAYADPASYGFYSQLSFYLGNFFTIRQSTQADRVTVFDFSVVTDRAYASLFLKDEAQRLALETIDFLEEKEGQADLYLYLTCSPETQMARIRARNRDHEKGVTLDFIRDLEGHLANHAVRAAERGARIRTIDTEKFDLLNDADFVAVLGENLRTGDNPLASMAELRGLRAAA, from the coding sequence ATGCGTGTAGAAATTATTGGCGGCATGGGTGTGGGCAAAACAACGCTGTGCAATGCGTTTACCCGCCTTGGTATTCATTGTGTGAATGAAAATCTGGCCAACAATCCGTATTTGAATTTGGCGTATGCCGATCCGGCGTCGTACGGGTTTTATTCGCAATTGTCGTTCTATCTCGGCAACTTTTTCACCATCCGTCAAAGCACGCAGGCCGACCGTGTCACGGTGTTCGATTTCTCGGTTGTGACCGATCGCGCTTATGCCAGCCTGTTCCTGAAAGACGAAGCGCAACGTCTGGCGCTGGAAACCATCGATTTTCTGGAGGAGAAAGAAGGGCAGGCGGATTTGTACCTGTACCTGACCTGTTCCCCGGAAACACAGATGGCCCGCATTCGTGCCCGCAACCGCGACCATGAAAAGGGCGTGACGCTGGATTTCATCCGTGATCTGGAAGGGCACTTGGCCAACCATGCCGTGCGTGCCGCCGAACGCGGTGCGCGTATCCGCACGATTGATACGGAGAAGTTTGACCTGCTGAACGATGCTGATTTTGTGGCGGTTCTGGGCGAAAATCTGCGCACCGGCGACAACCCGTTGGCCAGCATGGCCGAATTGCGCGGTTTGCGTGCGGCGGCGTAG